From Hymenobacter sedentarius, a single genomic window includes:
- a CDS encoding glycoside hydrolase family 28 protein, which produces MNLLLTLLISLFAWLNPAPADTSPEWTKQVGAKTLPTGKTIFSASKYGAVADGKTLATQAIQKTIDAAAKKGGTVTLAPGQYLTGSLFLKKGVTLRLDKGVTLLGSQDLKDYPEIQTRVAGIEMKWPAALLNVLDQDNVAITGEGTIDGQGKVFWDKYWAMRKEYDPKGLRWIIDYDAKRPRALLVSNASNVTIKNITLQRSGFWTVHVLYSKNVTVEGIVVRNNLGGHGPSTDGIDIDSSSYVLIQKCDIDCNDDNFCLKAGRDADGLRVNRPCEYVLIQDCVAGAGDGLFTCGSETSGGIRHIIARRLKAKGTKTGIRIKSALTRGGTVEDVWVDDIEMADVGFGIIMTMNWNPAYSYSTLPAGYTQATLPAHWKAMLTKVEPAEKGMPHFRNVHISNVRVTNAKTAISAEGQPKSLLEGISLNNITMTAATAGGISYATGWTIKDVNITAQDQEPVAVQNSQNIKF; this is translated from the coding sequence ATGAACCTGCTTCTTACGCTGCTTATTTCCCTGTTTGCGTGGCTGAACCCGGCGCCCGCCGACACCTCGCCCGAGTGGACCAAGCAGGTAGGCGCCAAGACCCTGCCGACCGGAAAAACCATTTTCTCGGCCTCGAAATACGGCGCCGTGGCCGATGGCAAAACCCTCGCCACCCAGGCCATCCAAAAAACCATTGACGCCGCGGCCAAAAAGGGCGGCACCGTGACGCTGGCCCCCGGCCAGTACCTCACCGGCTCGCTGTTCCTGAAAAAAGGCGTGACGTTGCGCCTCGATAAGGGCGTGACGCTGCTCGGCAGCCAGGACCTGAAAGACTACCCCGAAATCCAGACCCGCGTGGCCGGCATCGAGATGAAGTGGCCCGCTGCTCTGCTCAACGTGCTCGACCAGGACAACGTGGCCATCACCGGCGAAGGCACCATCGACGGCCAGGGAAAAGTGTTCTGGGACAAGTACTGGGCCATGCGCAAAGAATATGACCCCAAGGGCCTGCGCTGGATTATCGACTACGACGCCAAGCGTCCGCGCGCGCTGCTCGTGTCCAACGCTTCCAACGTTACCATTAAGAACATTACCCTGCAGCGCTCGGGCTTCTGGACGGTGCACGTGCTCTACTCCAAGAACGTGACCGTGGAAGGCATCGTGGTACGCAACAACCTCGGCGGCCACGGCCCCAGCACCGACGGCATCGACATCGACTCGAGCAGCTACGTGCTGATTCAGAAGTGTGACATCGACTGCAACGACGACAACTTCTGCCTGAAAGCCGGCCGCGACGCCGACGGCCTGCGCGTGAACCGCCCCTGCGAGTACGTCCTCATTCAGGACTGCGTGGCCGGCGCCGGCGACGGCCTCTTCACCTGCGGCTCCGAAACTTCGGGCGGCATCCGCCACATCATTGCCCGCCGCCTCAAGGCCAAGGGCACCAAAACTGGCATCCGCATCAAGTCGGCCCTCACCCGCGGCGGTACCGTGGAAGACGTCTGGGTCGACGACATCGAAATGGCCGATGTGGGCTTCGGCATCATCATGACCATGAACTGGAACCCCGCCTACAGCTATTCTACGCTGCCCGCCGGCTACACCCAGGCAACCCTGCCCGCCCACTGGAAAGCCATGCTGACTAAAGTGGAGCCAGCCGAAAAAGGCATGCCCCACTTCCGCAACGTGCACATCAGCAACGTGCGGGTGACGAACGCCAAAACCGCCATCTCCGCTGAAGGCCAGCCCAAGTCCCTGCTTGAAGGCATCTCCCTCAACAACATCACCATGACCGCCGCCACCGCCGGCGGCATTAGCTACGCCACTGGCTGGACCATCAAAGACGTGAACATCACCGCCCAGGACCAGGAGCCCGTGGCCGTGCAAAACAGCCAGAATATCAAGTTTTAG
- a CDS encoding glycoside hydrolase family 88 protein — protein sequence MLNPTLKACLFALLLLALQPAQAQKLPKKRAVLKAMTRTNDYFMKKWPDTGKEIVTNKARPSHIWTRGVYYEGLMALYQTDKQKRYYDYAVDWGEKHQWGIRNGVTNRNADDQCAGQTYLELYQIDPRPERLRDIKASVDAMVSSDKVDDWNWIDALQMAMPVFAKLGVLTKDTAYYGKMYRIYNYSKTKHGTNGLYNPQDKLWWRDKDFVPPYKEPNGEDCYWSRGNGWVVAAMVRVLDVMPKDAPHRAEYEQMYLAMMQALPPLQRPDGFWNVSLHDPTHFGGKEMTGTALFVYGMAWGLNNGLLNRQQYEPIIAKAWKGMVTNCIHKDGFLGYVQGTGKEPKDSQPVSYTSKPDFEDYGLGCFLLAGSEVYKLK from the coding sequence ATGCTAAATCCCACCCTGAAAGCCTGCCTTTTTGCCCTGTTGCTGCTTGCGCTGCAGCCTGCCCAGGCGCAGAAGCTGCCCAAGAAAAGGGCCGTGCTCAAAGCCATGACCCGGACCAACGACTACTTCATGAAGAAGTGGCCCGATACCGGCAAGGAAATCGTGACGAATAAGGCCCGCCCCAGCCACATCTGGACGCGCGGCGTGTACTACGAAGGCCTGATGGCCCTCTACCAGACCGATAAGCAAAAGCGCTACTACGACTACGCCGTGGACTGGGGCGAAAAGCACCAGTGGGGCATCCGCAACGGCGTGACCAACCGTAATGCCGACGACCAGTGCGCCGGCCAGACCTACCTGGAGCTGTACCAGATAGACCCTAGGCCCGAGCGCCTGCGCGACATCAAGGCCAGCGTGGACGCCATGGTGAGCAGCGACAAGGTGGACGACTGGAACTGGATTGATGCCCTGCAAATGGCCATGCCCGTGTTTGCCAAGCTGGGCGTGCTGACCAAGGACACGGCTTACTACGGCAAGATGTACCGCATCTACAACTACTCCAAAACCAAGCACGGCACCAACGGCCTCTACAACCCGCAGGACAAACTCTGGTGGCGCGACAAGGACTTTGTGCCCCCATATAAAGAGCCCAACGGCGAAGATTGCTACTGGAGCCGCGGCAACGGCTGGGTGGTAGCGGCCATGGTGCGCGTGCTCGACGTGATGCCCAAAGACGCCCCGCACCGCGCCGAATACGAGCAAATGTACCTGGCCATGATGCAGGCGCTGCCCCCTTTGCAGCGCCCCGACGGCTTCTGGAACGTGAGCCTGCACGACCCCACGCACTTCGGCGGCAAGGAGATGACCGGTACGGCGCTGTTTGTGTACGGCATGGCCTGGGGCCTCAACAACGGCCTGCTCAACCGCCAGCAGTACGAGCCCATCATCGCCAAAGCCTGGAAAGGCATGGTGACCAACTGCATCCACAAAGACGGTTTCCTGGGCTACGTGCAGGGCACCGGCAAGGAGCCCAAAGACAGCCAGCCCGTGAGCTACACCAGCAAACCCGACTTTGAAGACTACGGCCTGGGCTGCTTCCTGCTGGCGGGCAGCGAGGTATACAAGCTGAAATAG
- a CDS encoding glycosyl hydrolase has protein sequence MKRLLPSLFLATLASLSTQAQAPKWPAITQQTKPWTRWWWEGSAVNKADLTHLLTQYQQAGLGGMEITTIYGVKGAESQFIDFLSPKWMDMLTHTLTEATRLGLGIDMAQASGWPFGGPWVAPVDASKYVAYSTYSVKGGESLPEPVSFMQKPIANAVGHKVDLKQLSDPVATNKNLQTLALDQVRFEKPLPLQTLMAYSDKGQTLDLTSKVGADGKLSWTAPTGTWTLYALFQGWHGKQVERAGPGGEGDVIDHLSKTATDHYLAYFDKAFKGYDVKPIRAFFNDSYEVDDAQGEANWTPLMFAEFQKRRGYDLRQHLPALFNKAAEDENKRVLTDYRETISELLLENYTKTWGAWAKTHDALIRNQAHGSPANILDLYAATDIPETEGEDLTRIKFASSAAHVTGKPLTSAETATWENDHFLSKLSDVKKAVDRMLLGGVNHVFYHGTAYSPQAAKWPGWLFYAAVEFNPQNPFWTDFGKLNQYAARCQSFLQAGQPSNDVLLYLPISDAYTRPGKVLLQHFDGIEHGFKGMPIEATSEMLLAKGYGYDFISDKQVQQVVNAGKGLTTSGGATYQTLLVPEAHLMPLPTLQQLLKLAQNGATIVLQSQAPDDVPGLGSLATRRAAFKKLLAQLNFAATKQAGVQQATVGKGRVLLGKDVSQLLAQAGVKRETLVDNGLQFMRRSHAKGHYYFLANWGEKAIKGWVPLHTAAKSAALYNPMTEQTGMASVRTSAQGTPEVYLQLAPGETCILDTNEGPVTGPAYTYLTPAAAAQPLTGPWDLAFLSGGPELPARLQTRELASWTTLAGEAGKKFSGTATYTTTFAMPQGTSDGWLLDLGRVAQSARVLVNGQPMGTLIGPVYQVFLPKSRLQPTNTLTVTVSNLMANRIADLDRNHVDWKIFYNTNMPAKLKENRSADGLFTAEKWEPLESGLLGPVTLTPASLGAPVQ, from the coding sequence ATGAAACGACTCCTTCCTTCGCTTTTCCTCGCGACCCTGGCCTCGCTCAGCACCCAGGCCCAGGCCCCCAAATGGCCGGCCATCACCCAGCAAACCAAGCCCTGGACGCGCTGGTGGTGGGAGGGCAGCGCCGTAAACAAAGCCGACCTCACCCACCTGCTCACCCAGTACCAGCAGGCGGGGCTGGGCGGCATGGAAATCACGACCATCTACGGCGTGAAGGGCGCCGAAAGCCAGTTCATCGATTTCCTTTCGCCGAAGTGGATGGACATGCTCACGCACACGCTCACGGAAGCCACCCGCCTGGGGCTGGGCATCGACATGGCGCAGGCTTCGGGCTGGCCTTTTGGCGGGCCGTGGGTGGCGCCGGTAGATGCGTCGAAGTACGTGGCGTACAGCACCTACTCGGTGAAAGGCGGCGAAAGCCTGCCGGAGCCGGTCAGCTTCATGCAAAAGCCCATTGCCAATGCAGTGGGGCACAAAGTGGACCTCAAGCAGCTCTCGGACCCCGTGGCCACCAATAAAAACCTGCAAACCCTGGCGCTGGACCAGGTGCGCTTCGAGAAGCCGCTGCCGCTGCAAACGCTGATGGCCTATTCGGATAAAGGCCAGACGCTGGACCTGACCAGCAAAGTGGGCGCTGATGGCAAATTGAGCTGGACGGCGCCGACCGGCACCTGGACGCTGTACGCCCTTTTTCAGGGCTGGCACGGCAAGCAGGTGGAGCGGGCCGGCCCCGGCGGCGAGGGCGACGTCATCGACCACCTCTCTAAAACCGCCACCGACCATTACCTGGCGTATTTCGACAAGGCTTTCAAGGGCTACGACGTGAAGCCAATCCGGGCGTTTTTCAACGACTCGTACGAGGTAGACGATGCCCAGGGCGAGGCCAACTGGACGCCGCTGATGTTTGCGGAGTTTCAGAAGCGGCGCGGCTACGACTTGCGCCAGCACCTGCCGGCGCTGTTCAACAAAGCCGCCGAGGACGAAAACAAGCGCGTGCTCACCGACTACCGCGAAACGATTTCCGAGCTGCTGCTCGAGAACTACACCAAAACCTGGGGCGCCTGGGCCAAAACCCACGATGCGCTGATTCGCAACCAGGCCCACGGCTCGCCGGCCAACATCCTGGATTTGTACGCCGCCACCGACATCCCCGAGACGGAAGGGGAGGACCTCACGCGCATCAAGTTTGCGTCGTCGGCCGCGCACGTCACGGGCAAGCCGCTCACGTCGGCCGAAACGGCAACCTGGGAGAATGACCATTTTCTGAGCAAGCTCAGCGACGTGAAAAAGGCCGTCGACCGCATGCTGCTGGGCGGCGTCAACCACGTCTTTTACCACGGCACTGCCTATTCGCCGCAGGCGGCCAAATGGCCGGGCTGGCTGTTTTACGCCGCCGTGGAGTTCAACCCCCAAAACCCATTCTGGACGGATTTCGGCAAGCTGAACCAGTACGCCGCCCGCTGCCAGTCGTTTTTGCAAGCCGGCCAGCCCAGCAACGACGTGCTGCTGTACTTGCCCATTTCCGATGCCTACACGCGGCCCGGCAAGGTGCTGCTCCAGCACTTCGATGGCATCGAGCACGGCTTTAAAGGCATGCCCATCGAAGCCACCAGCGAAATGCTGCTGGCCAAAGGCTACGGCTACGACTTCATCTCCGACAAGCAGGTGCAGCAGGTAGTAAATGCCGGCAAGGGCCTGACCACCAGCGGCGGCGCCACCTACCAAACCCTGCTGGTGCCCGAGGCCCACCTCATGCCGCTGCCCACCCTGCAGCAGCTGCTGAAGCTGGCCCAAAACGGTGCTACCATCGTGCTGCAAAGCCAGGCGCCCGATGACGTTCCCGGCCTGGGCAGCCTGGCCACGCGCCGCGCCGCCTTTAAAAAGCTGCTGGCTCAGCTCAACTTCGCGGCCACCAAGCAAGCCGGCGTGCAGCAAGCCACCGTGGGCAAAGGGCGGGTGCTCCTGGGCAAAGACGTAAGCCAGCTGCTGGCCCAAGCCGGCGTGAAGCGCGAAACCCTCGTGGACAACGGCCTGCAGTTTATGCGCCGCAGCCACGCCAAAGGCCATTATTACTTCCTGGCCAACTGGGGCGAGAAGGCCATAAAAGGCTGGGTGCCGCTGCACACAGCCGCCAAATCGGCGGCCCTCTACAACCCCATGACCGAGCAAACCGGCATGGCCTCGGTGCGCACCTCGGCCCAGGGCACGCCCGAAGTGTACCTGCAGCTGGCGCCCGGTGAAACCTGCATCCTGGATACCAACGAAGGCCCCGTAACAGGCCCCGCCTACACCTACCTAACCCCCGCCGCCGCGGCCCAGCCCCTCACCGGCCCCTGGGACCTGGCCTTCCTTTCGGGTGGTCCGGAGCTGCCGGCCCGGCTGCAAACCCGTGAGCTGGCCTCCTGGACCACGCTGGCCGGCGAGGCGGGCAAGAAGTTCTCCGGCACAGCCACCTACACCACCACGTTTGCCATGCCCCAGGGCACTTCCGATGGCTGGCTGCTCGACCTGGGCCGCGTGGCCCAAAGCGCTCGCGTGCTGGTGAACGGCCAGCCCATGGGCACGCTGATTGGGCCGGTCTACCAGGTGTTCCTGCCCAAGTCCCGGCTGCAGCCCACCAATACCCTGACCGTGACGGTGAGCAACCTCATGGCCAACCGCATTGCCGACCTGGACCGAAACCACGTGGACTGGAAGATTTTCTACAACACCAACATGCCCGCCAAGCTCAAGGAAAACCGCAGCGCCGACGGCCTCTTCACGGCCGAAAAGTGGGAGCCTCTGGAGTCGGGCTTGCTGGGCCCCGTCACCCTCACGCCCGCTTCCTTGGGCGCACCCGTTCAATAA
- a CDS encoding IS3 family transposase, with product MAPSAYYAWQRRQLPAPEPAWQGAVRTAVKWHSARYGTRRLRAELRAQGHVVGRWRIRRTLAAAGLRAQQPRSFVPRTTDSDPNVRAAPNRLLGQPAPTAPNQVWVGDITYLPKQGGGGLYLATWLDRYSRKVVGWDVRESMPEALVSKALRRALAVRQPAAGLIVHSDQGSQYSATHFKALVARHEAVQSMSRRGNCYDNAHAESFWSRLKTELLDGGSFRNLTEAQLEISHYLAYYDAERRHSALGYLAPNHLETHLQTTSQLCAA from the coding sequence GTGGCCCCCAGCGCCTACTACGCGTGGCAGCGGCGCCAGCTGCCCGCACCGGAACCAGCTTGGCAAGGAGCTGTCCGGACAGCAGTTAAGTGGCATTCCGCCCGCTATGGTACCCGTCGGTTGCGGGCCGAACTGCGGGCCCAAGGCCACGTGGTGGGCCGCTGGCGCATTCGACGGACGCTGGCCGCCGCCGGTCTGCGCGCCCAGCAGCCCCGCTCGTTTGTGCCCCGCACCACGGATTCCGACCCAAACGTGCGGGCGGCTCCCAACCGCTTGCTGGGCCAACCGGCCCCCACCGCCCCGAATCAGGTGTGGGTGGGCGACATCACCTACTTGCCTAAACAGGGCGGCGGTGGGCTGTACCTGGCCACCTGGCTGGACCGCTACTCGCGCAAGGTTGTCGGCTGGGACGTGCGCGAATCCATGCCCGAAGCCCTGGTCAGCAAGGCGCTCCGCCGCGCCCTGGCCGTGCGTCAGCCGGCGGCCGGCTTGATCGTCCATTCCGACCAGGGCAGCCAGTACTCCGCTACCCACTTCAAGGCCTTAGTGGCGCGCCACGAGGCGGTGCAAAGCATGAGCCGCCGGGGAAATTGCTACGATAATGCCCACGCTGAATCCTTTTGGAGTCGGCTCAAAACCGAATTACTCGACGGCGGCAGCTTCCGCAATCTCACGGAAGCGCAGCTGGAAATCAGCCATTATCTCGCCTATTACGACGCCGAGCGCCGGCATTCGGCCCTCGGCTATCTCGCCCCCAATCACTTGGAAACCCACCTGCAAACCACGTCCCAACTCTGTGCGGCCTAG
- a CDS encoding serine hydrolase, translated as MPLLPIYLGAAGSMSASAADLRQWVRFFLHEGRAPDGRALLQPASLHELETAHSPLSARAGLRTGYGLANYPLGFQGKALFRGHGGGIGGFVSAFGYNRALGVGYAFSNNGERGAPKLEQLVQAFLLRQLPAPAPLPRVPLDAAAVGPYLGHYCSAAPRNELSGFADYLTGGTHLRREGEFLLNEPLLDPADTLLPTGPLTFRRPGVQAATAVLTRDKEGRRVLIATGGSAGGYALAAGFWWWLPPALLALCGLLVITSSLAALVGLVRVLRRRIPRAQLLPRLLPLLALGALATTAWALINFVGHLSTDGYPGLPTAAAASLGPLVFVAFVIADVGLTVRYFGQFRRPAVAWYLLLTYGALGWLAAVLGTYGWMSLRLWGV; from the coding sequence GTGCCCTTGCTGCCCATCTACCTGGGCGCGGCCGGCTCGATGAGTGCCTCGGCGGCCGACCTGAGGCAGTGGGTCCGGTTTTTTCTGCACGAGGGCCGCGCCCCCGACGGCCGCGCCCTCTTACAGCCCGCCAGCCTGCACGAGCTGGAAACGGCGCACTCGCCCCTCTCGGCGCGCGCCGGCCTGCGCACGGGCTATGGGTTGGCCAACTACCCCCTCGGTTTCCAGGGCAAGGCCCTGTTCCGGGGCCACGGCGGCGGCATCGGCGGGTTCGTCAGCGCCTTCGGCTACAACCGCGCGCTGGGCGTGGGCTATGCGTTCTCGAACAACGGCGAGCGGGGCGCCCCGAAACTGGAGCAGTTGGTGCAAGCGTTTTTGCTGCGGCAGCTGCCCGCGCCTGCGCCGCTGCCCCGCGTGCCGCTCGATGCCGCCGCCGTGGGGCCGTACCTGGGCCACTACTGTAGCGCCGCCCCGCGCAACGAGCTAAGCGGCTTTGCCGACTACCTGACGGGGGGCACGCACCTGCGCCGGGAAGGGGAGTTCTTGCTGAACGAGCCGCTGCTGGACCCCGCCGACACGCTGCTGCCCACCGGCCCGCTCACCTTCCGCCGCCCGGGGGTGCAAGCGGCCACCGCGGTGCTTACCCGGGACAAAGAAGGCCGGCGGGTGCTGATCGCCACCGGGGGCTCCGCGGGCGGCTACGCGCTGGCGGCCGGGTTCTGGTGGTGGCTGCCCCCGGCCCTGCTGGCGTTGTGCGGCTTGCTGGTTATCACCAGCAGCCTGGCCGCGCTGGTGGGCCTGGTGCGGGTGCTGCGCCGCCGGATTCCGCGGGCGCAGTTGCTGCCCCGCCTGCTGCCGCTGCTGGCGCTGGGCGCGCTGGCCACCACGGCCTGGGCGCTGATCAACTTCGTCGGCCACCTCTCGACGGACGGCTATCCGGGCCTGCCGACGGCCGCGGCCGCTTCGCTGGGGCCGTTGGTCTTCGTGGCCTTCGTCATCGCCGACGTGGGGCTCACGGTGCGGTATTTCGGGCAGTTCCGGCGCCCGGCCGTGGCCTGGTACCTGCTGCTGACCTATGGGGCGCTGGGCTGGCTGGCCGCCGTGCTCGGCACCTATGGCTGGATGAGCTTGCGGCTCTGGGGGGTATGA
- a CDS encoding transposase, translating to MTAKKSKTTPDKRRKYDDAFKAEAFRLATESRSTQAAAQLDISPKLLYRWQQAQLVAEVGSVEVARDPEVRALRARLKRAEQELDILKKALVIFAQPTR from the coding sequence ATGACCGCAAAAAAGAGCAAGACCACGCCGGATAAGCGGCGCAAATACGACGATGCCTTCAAGGCCGAAGCCTTTCGCTTGGCAACCGAAAGCCGGAGCACGCAGGCGGCGGCGCAACTGGACATTAGCCCCAAGTTGCTTTACCGGTGGCAGCAAGCGCAGCTCGTGGCCGAAGTAGGCAGTGTCGAGGTGGCGCGTGACCCGGAAGTACGCGCGCTGCGGGCCCGGCTGAAGCGGGCCGAGCAGGAGCTCGACATTTTAAAAAAAGCCTTGGTCATCTTCGCCCAGCCGACCCGGTGA
- a CDS encoding type II toxin-antitoxin system PemK/MazF family toxin, producing the protein MAVVGVLRFEVWLVNLDPTQGSEINKTRPCVVVSPDEMNRYLRTVTIAALTSTRRDYPSRVDCTFQGQEGQVALDHVRSVDKTRLVRLLGVLPKATAQAVCERLQEMFQY; encoded by the coding sequence ATGGCGGTGGTAGGCGTGCTGCGCTTCGAGGTGTGGCTCGTCAACCTCGACCCGACCCAGGGCAGCGAAATCAACAAGACCCGCCCCTGCGTGGTGGTCTCCCCCGACGAGATGAACCGCTACCTGCGCACGGTCACGATTGCCGCGCTCACCAGCACCCGGCGCGACTACCCCTCGCGGGTGGACTGCACCTTCCAGGGCCAGGAGGGCCAGGTCGCGCTCGACCACGTGCGGTCCGTGGACAAGACGCGGTTGGTGCGCCTCTTGGGCGTGCTGCCCAAGGCCACGGCCCAGGCTGTCTGCGAGCGCTTGCAGGAAATGTTTCAGTACTAA
- a CDS encoding AbrB/MazE/SpoVT family DNA-binding domain-containing protein, whose translation MNTRLIRVGNSQGIVLPKKLLQQYHLAGEVDLRPTPEGLLITPVAPPRRQDWDARFQHAIAQGQTPEGELLEGFADDFEESEWRW comes from the coding sequence ATGAACACGCGCCTGATTCGGGTGGGCAATTCCCAGGGGATTGTGCTGCCCAAGAAGTTACTGCAGCAGTATCACTTGGCTGGGGAGGTCGACCTGCGGCCCACTCCCGAGGGCCTGCTCATCACCCCGGTGGCCCCGCCCCGCCGCCAAGATTGGGACGCGCGCTTTCAGCACGCCATTGCCCAAGGGCAAACGCCGGAGGGAGAGCTGCTGGAAGGCTTCGCCGACGACTTCGAGGAAAGCGAATGGCGGTGGTAG
- a CDS encoding sugar phosphate isomerase/epimerase family protein yields MKFTPLLVLFGGLTALLSFAPRKEDLPQLGVVAPLNRDSLVYASGFRLLGETVSRTISPALPEEQFRRNLARIKKAKCKVYLCNVLFTGNMKIAGPNVNDARVVAYADSVFARAHQARIPLVVLGSGGARRIPDGYDAQKAQADFVVLCRQLAVAAQKHGIMIAIESLETAETNFLLTLTSTAAVVRAVNHPNFRLNADIFHMMREGESPQSIIDAKDLLVHCEIAEKENRTYPGVQGDDFKPYLRALRKAKYHGPIFIEGNTTTPGADLPRAFTYLTKQLTEVYAEK; encoded by the coding sequence ATGAAATTCACACCCCTGCTGGTACTTTTCGGTGGGCTTACAGCATTGCTCAGCTTTGCCCCCCGCAAAGAGGACCTTCCGCAGCTCGGCGTGGTGGCCCCACTGAATCGGGACAGCCTGGTTTACGCCAGCGGTTTCCGGCTGCTCGGGGAAACCGTGAGCCGAACGATTTCGCCGGCCTTACCGGAGGAGCAGTTCCGGCGAAACCTGGCCCGGATAAAAAAGGCGAAGTGCAAAGTATACCTCTGCAATGTGCTCTTTACCGGCAACATGAAAATCGCGGGGCCGAACGTGAACGATGCCCGGGTGGTGGCCTATGCCGACAGTGTTTTTGCGAGAGCCCACCAAGCCCGGATCCCTCTCGTCGTTTTGGGCAGCGGGGGCGCACGCCGGATTCCGGACGGCTACGATGCGCAGAAGGCCCAAGCCGATTTTGTGGTCTTATGCCGCCAATTGGCGGTAGCGGCCCAAAAACACGGAATCATGATTGCCATTGAAAGCCTTGAAACGGCCGAAACGAATTTTCTGCTCACGCTCACGTCCACGGCGGCGGTCGTGCGGGCCGTCAACCATCCCAACTTCCGACTGAACGCGGACATCTTTCACATGATGCGCGAGGGCGAGTCGCCGCAAAGCATCATCGATGCCAAAGACTTACTGGTGCACTGCGAAATTGCAGAAAAAGAAAACCGCACCTACCCGGGCGTGCAGGGCGATGATTTTAAACCGTATCTCAGGGCGTTGAGAAAGGCGAAGTACCACGGCCCTATTTTTATTGAGGGCAATACCACCACCCCGGGTGCGGACCTTCCGCGTGCTTTTACGTATCTGACGAAGCAGCTAACGGAAGTGTACGCAGAGAAATAA
- a CDS encoding oligogalacturonate lyase family protein: MKTRIGIATVLCGSLALLSIPALAQAKLETGGQKPMPAAEWIDQSTGHTVMRLTPQDGSNAGFYFHNNPFLKAKGSEGDLMVYYHTDAKGHQLRVLNLKTRQTTPVTRYFAQVHGEIVAPRHREVFYQTRDTVYATNVDTRKTRLVYVFARDYPASITSLNADETVLAGSMAGQEARDILKKYPAKSDFFNRIYDAHVEHALFTINTKTRQLQEIYKENTWLGHVQFSPTDPNLLMYCHEGPWGKVDRIWHINIKTKAVRLMHKRTVDGEIAGHEFFSPDGQTIWFDLQKPRSVTFYLAGANVKTGQEKLYQMDRNEWSIHFNISPDQKLFAGDGGDAGQVAKAPDGMWINLFRPEGDKFRAERLVNMQHHGYKLEPNIHFTPDGKWLVFRANFEGEEQVYGVEIAKAAL; the protein is encoded by the coding sequence ATGAAAACCCGAATCGGAATTGCAACCGTCCTTTGCGGCAGCCTGGCGCTGCTGAGTATCCCGGCACTGGCCCAGGCCAAGCTCGAAACGGGCGGGCAAAAACCCATGCCGGCGGCTGAATGGATAGACCAGAGCACGGGTCACACAGTGATGCGCCTCACCCCTCAGGACGGCAGCAACGCCGGCTTCTACTTCCACAACAACCCGTTTCTGAAAGCCAAAGGCAGCGAGGGCGACCTGATGGTGTATTACCACACCGACGCCAAGGGCCACCAGCTGCGCGTGCTCAACCTCAAGACCCGGCAGACCACGCCCGTGACCCGCTACTTTGCCCAGGTGCACGGCGAGATTGTGGCGCCCCGGCACCGGGAGGTGTTTTACCAGACCCGCGACACGGTGTACGCCACCAACGTCGACACCCGCAAGACGCGGCTGGTGTACGTGTTTGCCAGGGATTACCCGGCCAGCATCACCTCGCTTAATGCCGATGAAACCGTGCTGGCGGGCTCCATGGCCGGGCAGGAAGCGCGCGACATCCTCAAGAAATACCCGGCGAAGTCCGACTTTTTCAACCGCATCTACGATGCCCACGTCGAGCACGCGCTGTTCACGATAAATACGAAGACCCGGCAGCTGCAGGAAATCTACAAGGAGAATACTTGGCTCGGCCACGTGCAGTTTTCGCCCACCGACCCCAATTTGCTGATGTACTGCCACGAAGGCCCCTGGGGCAAGGTAGACCGCATCTGGCACATCAATATCAAGACCAAAGCCGTGCGGCTGATGCACAAGCGCACCGTAGACGGCGAGATTGCCGGCCACGAGTTCTTCAGCCCCGATGGCCAAACCATCTGGTTTGATTTGCAAAAGCCCCGCAGCGTGACCTTTTATCTGGCCGGGGCCAACGTGAAAACCGGCCAGGAAAAGCTCTACCAAATGGACCGCAACGAGTGGTCCATTCATTTCAATATTTCGCCCGACCAGAAGCTCTTTGCCGGCGACGGCGGCGACGCCGGGCAAGTGGCCAAAGCCCCCGACGGCATGTGGATTAACCTGTTTCGGCCCGAAGGCGACAAGTTTCGGGCCGAGCGACTGGTGAACATGCAGCACCACGGCTACAAGCTGGAGCCCAACATCCACTTCACGCCCGATGGCAAATGGCTGGTTTTTCGGGCCAATTTTGAAGGCGAAGAGCAGGTGTACGGCGTGGAAATTGCGAAAGCGGCACTATAA
- the rhaM gene encoding L-rhamnose mutarotase, whose translation MDKVAFTMKLKPGVAAEYQRRHTEIWPELTAALQQAGIRDYSIYLDAASRTLFAVQKREAGHTTAALPATAIMQRWWAYMADLMETNPDHSPVVQPLECVFHMD comes from the coding sequence ATGGATAAAGTAGCCTTCACCATGAAGCTCAAGCCCGGCGTGGCTGCCGAGTACCAGCGCCGCCACACCGAAATCTGGCCCGAGCTCACCGCCGCCTTGCAGCAGGCGGGCATCCGCGATTATTCCATTTACCTCGATGCCGCCAGCAGGACCTTGTTTGCGGTGCAGAAGCGGGAAGCAGGCCACACCACGGCCGCCTTGCCGGCTACCGCCATTATGCAGCGCTGGTGGGCCTACATGGCCGATTTGATGGAAACCAACCCCGACCATTCGCCGGTGGTGCAGCCGCTGGAATGCGTGTTTCACATGGACTAA